A single Rhizobium sp. NRK18 DNA region contains:
- a CDS encoding NAD(P)/FAD-dependent oxidoreductase, with protein sequence MKFVSYWHDTAPVFTGAVEGPAGGHYDMAIVGAGFTGLAAARQLAKAGAKVIVLEAEHVGFGASGRNGGHLNNGLAHSYLGAKAELGKERAIALYHALDESIDTIEALIAEEEIDCNFRRSGKLKLASKPKHFEAIARNFEALHAECDPQTALLSPDDLKREVGSPFHGAMLSKKSAMMHMGRYVVGLAQAARRHGAMIFEKTPVIGHRETNGVHTLKTARSDVTAADVIMATGAYTTKDFTWFRRRIIAVGSFLIATRPLTEGEAKAVMPGNRTCVNTMNIGNYWRLSPDNRLIFGGRARFSATSDQRSDSRSGEILRESMERIFPQLKGIAIDYCWGGLVDMTADRYPRAGYHDGLWYAMGYSGHGAQLATHLGMMVADAILGRADRNPMRDYPWPAVPGHFGKPWFLPLVGQYYKMLDRFQ encoded by the coding sequence ATGAAATTCGTCTCCTATTGGCATGACACGGCGCCGGTATTCACGGGCGCCGTCGAAGGTCCGGCCGGCGGGCATTACGACATGGCCATCGTCGGCGCCGGCTTCACGGGGCTTGCGGCCGCGCGGCAGCTCGCCAAGGCGGGGGCAAAGGTCATCGTGCTGGAAGCGGAGCACGTCGGTTTCGGCGCGTCGGGCCGCAATGGCGGCCATCTCAACAACGGATTGGCGCACAGCTATCTCGGCGCCAAGGCGGAACTTGGCAAGGAACGGGCGATCGCGCTCTATCATGCGCTCGACGAGTCCATCGACACAATCGAGGCATTGATCGCGGAAGAGGAGATCGACTGCAATTTCCGCCGCTCCGGCAAGCTGAAGCTCGCGTCCAAGCCGAAGCATTTCGAGGCGATCGCGCGCAATTTCGAAGCCCTGCACGCGGAATGCGACCCGCAGACAGCGCTTCTTTCCCCGGACGATCTGAAACGGGAAGTCGGCTCGCCCTTTCATGGCGCGATGCTGTCGAAGAAGAGCGCCATGATGCATATGGGGCGCTATGTCGTGGGTCTCGCGCAGGCCGCCCGGCGTCATGGTGCGATGATCTTCGAAAAGACGCCCGTGATTGGACATCGGGAGACGAACGGCGTTCACACCTTGAAGACGGCGCGCAGTGACGTGACCGCCGCGGATGTCATCATGGCGACCGGGGCGTATACGACGAAGGATTTCACCTGGTTCCGCCGCCGCATCATTGCTGTCGGCAGCTTCCTGATTGCCACCCGTCCGTTGACGGAAGGGGAAGCGAAGGCCGTGATGCCGGGCAACCGCACATGCGTCAATACCATGAACATCGGCAACTACTGGCGGCTCTCGCCCGACAACCGCCTGATCTTCGGCGGCCGGGCGCGCTTTTCCGCCACGTCGGACCAGCGCTCGGACTCCAGAAGCGGCGAAATCCTGCGCGAAAGCATGGAGCGCATCTTCCCGCAGCTGAAAGGCATTGCCATCGACTATTGCTGGGGCGGCCTCGTCGACATGACGGCCGACCGCTATCCGCGCGCCGGCTATCATGATGGTCTCTGGTATGCCATGGGCTATTCAGGCCACGGCGCGCAGCTCGCCACTCATCTCGGCATGATGGTCGCCGACGCCATCCTTGGCCGCGCCGATCGCAATCCGATGCGGGACTATCCCTGGCCGGCCGTTCCGGGCCATTTCGGCAAGCCCTGGTTCCTGCCGCTGGTCGGCCAATATTACAAGATGCTCGACAGGTTCCAGTGA
- a CDS encoding haloacid dehalogenase type II — MAIRPKYVSFDCYGTLINFDMAGAARDLYGDRLDEQAMQVFIKNFSAYRLDEIMGAWKPYAEVVHNALSRACKANGVTFKDEDAQMVYERVPTWGPHADVPAGLAKVAKEIPLVILSNAMNSQIMSNVEKLGAPFHAVYTAEQAQAYKPRFQAFEYMFDMLGCGPEDVLHCSSSFRYDLMSAHDLGIKNKVWVNRGHEPANPYYGYTEIADISGLPGVVGL; from the coding sequence ATGGCCATTCGCCCGAAATACGTGTCCTTCGACTGCTACGGCACGCTGATCAATTTCGACATGGCGGGTGCCGCCCGTGATCTCTATGGCGACCGCCTGGACGAGCAGGCCATGCAGGTGTTCATCAAGAACTTCTCGGCCTATCGCCTGGATGAGATCATGGGCGCCTGGAAGCCGTATGCGGAGGTTGTTCACAATGCCCTGTCGCGTGCCTGCAAGGCCAATGGCGTCACCTTCAAGGATGAGGACGCGCAAATGGTCTATGAGCGCGTGCCGACCTGGGGTCCGCATGCCGATGTCCCGGCCGGGCTTGCCAAGGTGGCGAAGGAAATTCCGCTGGTGATCCTGTCGAACGCCATGAATTCGCAGATCATGTCGAATGTCGAAAAGCTAGGCGCTCCCTTCCATGCGGTCTATACCGCCGAGCAGGCCCAGGCCTACAAGCCGCGCTTCCAGGCATTCGAATACATGTTCGACATGCTGGGCTGCGGTCCGGAAGATGTGCTGCACTGCTCGTCCTCCTTCCGCTACGACCTGATGTCGGCGCACGATCTCGGCATCAAGAACAAGGTCTGGGTCAATCGTGGCCACGAGCCTGCCAACCCGTATTACGGCTACACCGAGATCGCCGACATTTCCGGCCTGCCGGGCGTGGTTGGTCTCTGA
- a CDS encoding GNAT family N-acetyltransferase: MQNQINLVAFGPEHIDEAIALSRAESWPHRREDWAMAQKLSAGAVATNSDGRVTGTTFMTPFGNDYATINMVIVDKSMRGLGLGRRLMERAFELAGERPLRLIATKEGLPLYEKLGFVATGTIRQHQGEVGRVELPEGVEDMQAGDVEAVRALDREAYNADRSALLDTLLDLGQIAVVRKGDGGDEVDAWAAIRPFGRGEVIGPVIAPDLETAWALIAYFASSRQGSFLRIDTGSETGLAPLLSEIGLAHVGGGVAMRRPLIEDAGEPKRKVFALVSQALG; this comes from the coding sequence ATGCAGAACCAGATCAACCTCGTCGCCTTCGGGCCTGAGCACATTGACGAAGCCATTGCGCTTTCGCGCGCCGAGAGCTGGCCGCATCGCCGTGAGGACTGGGCGATGGCCCAGAAGTTGAGCGCCGGCGCCGTCGCCACGAACAGCGATGGTCGGGTCACGGGAACGACCTTCATGACCCCTTTCGGCAATGATTATGCGACGATCAACATGGTCATCGTCGACAAGTCGATGCGCGGCCTCGGCCTTGGCCGCCGACTGATGGAACGTGCCTTTGAACTTGCGGGGGAGCGGCCGCTGCGCCTCATCGCCACCAAGGAAGGCCTGCCGCTTTATGAAAAGCTCGGCTTCGTCGCCACCGGCACGATCCGCCAGCATCAGGGCGAGGTTGGCAGGGTCGAACTCCCAGAGGGCGTCGAAGACATGCAGGCTGGCGATGTCGAGGCCGTGAGGGCGCTCGATCGGGAGGCCTATAATGCCGACCGTTCGGCGCTTCTCGATACGCTTCTGGACCTTGGACAGATCGCCGTCGTTCGCAAGGGCGATGGGGGCGATGAGGTCGATGCGTGGGCCGCGATCCGTCCCTTCGGGCGTGGCGAGGTCATCGGTCCGGTTATCGCGCCCGATCTTGAGACCGCATGGGCGCTGATCGCCTACTTCGCCTCTTCCCGTCAGGGCTCCTTCCTGCGCATCGATACGGGAAGCGAAACGGGTCTCGCACCATTGCTATCCGAGATCGGCCTTGCCCATGTCGGCGGCGGCGTAGCCATGCGGCGTCCGCTGATCGAAGATGCCGGAGAGCCTAAACGCAAGGTCTTTGCCCTCGTCAGCCAGGCCCTCGGCTAG
- a CDS encoding aspartate aminotransferase family protein — protein sequence MLANSLIELDRAHLIHPVASYRGHERQGVRVLKSASGAIVTEANGHQLVDGFAGLWCVNAGYGHESIVEAATRQLRELPYATGYFDLGSEPAIRLAAELAERTPGDLNRVYFTLGGSDAVDSTIRFVRYYWHAKGEPQRDQFISIQQGYHGSSTVGAGLTALPAFHAGFGLPFDWQHKISSPYPYRNPVGSDDAAIIAASLAELTAKIEEIGADRVAAFYAEPIQGSGGVIVPPNGWIKAVRDLCKQYGVLFIADEVITGFGRTGPLFASADEGITPDMMTVAKGLTSGYVPMGAVFMADTVYDVIANGAGDAAVGHGFTYSAHPVSAAVGLEVLKLYEGGLLENGLKAGARLRAGLESLADHPLVGDIRGRGMLYGVELVTDKAKKTPLPAASQPARRIFDRAWDNGLVIRAFPQGVLGYAPPLCCTDEDIDAIVERTHLTLDQTLEDPDIRAALA from the coding sequence ATGCTCGCCAATTCCCTGATCGAACTTGATCGCGCCCATCTGATCCACCCCGTGGCGTCCTATCGCGGGCATGAGCGCCAGGGCGTCCGCGTGCTGAAATCCGCCTCCGGCGCAATCGTCACCGAGGCGAACGGCCACCAGCTGGTCGACGGGTTTGCAGGTCTGTGGTGCGTCAATGCCGGTTACGGTCATGAAAGCATCGTCGAGGCCGCCACCCGGCAATTGCGCGAACTGCCCTACGCGACCGGCTATTTTGACCTCGGCTCGGAGCCGGCAATTCGCCTTGCCGCAGAGCTCGCCGAACGCACGCCGGGCGATCTCAACCGCGTCTATTTCACCCTCGGCGGTTCGGATGCGGTGGATTCCACGATCCGCTTCGTGCGCTATTACTGGCATGCGAAGGGCGAACCGCAGCGTGACCAATTCATTTCGATCCAGCAGGGGTATCACGGCTCGAGCACGGTCGGCGCGGGACTGACCGCGCTGCCGGCATTCCATGCCGGTTTCGGCCTGCCCTTCGACTGGCAGCACAAGATCTCCTCCCCCTATCCGTATCGCAATCCGGTCGGCTCCGACGATGCGGCGATAATCGCGGCGTCGCTGGCGGAGCTGACGGCAAAGATCGAGGAGATCGGCGCGGATCGCGTGGCAGCATTTTATGCCGAACCGATCCAGGGCTCCGGCGGCGTCATCGTCCCGCCCAACGGCTGGATCAAGGCGGTGCGCGATCTCTGCAAGCAATATGGCGTCCTCTTCATTGCCGACGAGGTCATCACCGGCTTCGGCCGGACCGGCCCGCTCTTTGCCTCGGCCGACGAAGGCATCACGCCGGACATGATGACGGTCGCAAAGGGACTGACCTCCGGCTATGTGCCGATGGGCGCCGTCTTCATGGCCGATACCGTCTATGATGTGATCGCAAACGGCGCTGGCGACGCTGCCGTTGGCCACGGCTTCACCTATTCCGCTCATCCCGTCAGCGCGGCCGTGGGGCTTGAAGTCCTGAAGCTCTACGAAGGCGGGCTGCTCGAAAACGGCCTCAAGGCCGGTGCGCGCCTGCGCGCCGGGTTGGAAAGCCTGGCCGATCATCCGCTGGTCGGCGATATCCGAGGCCGCGGCATGCTCTATGGCGTCGAACTCGTGACCGATAAGGCGAAGAAGACGCCGCTTCCGGCAGCATCCCAGCCGGCACGCCGCATTTTTGACCGCGCTTGGGACAATGGCCTCGTCATCCGCGCCTTCCCGCAAGGCGTGCTGGGCTATGCCCCGCCGCTCTGCTGCACGGACGAAGATATCGACGCCATCGTCGAACGGACCCACCTGACGCTCGATCAGACGCTGGAAGACCCGGATATCCGGGCAGCGCTGGCCTGA
- a CDS encoding ABC transporter substrate-binding protein, whose amino-acid sequence MTDTITNWTKSDDARIEDAIRRGATRRDLLRMMLASGVALSAGGVLFGRAEQAVAATPVSGGHMKAAGISSSNADTLDPAKASLGTDYARCCSLYNRLTFIDGTGEPQMELAEKLETKDAKTWTVTLRKGVTFHDGKTLTSADVVFALKRHLNPAVGSKVAKIAAQMSEIKAIDPNTVEIVLNAPNADLPFILALHHFMIVQDGTVDFSKGNGTGAFVLETFEPGVRSIVKKNTNYWKPGLPHLDSFEFFAIPDATARVNALLAGDVQFCSSVDPRAAKLVDGQKDFRLSRSTVGQYTNLNIRLDMNKPDFVTGMKYLVDREQIIAAALRGFGDVGNDQPISQANVFHNPDLKPKEFDPDKAKHYFEKAGVLGQSIPVIASDAADFSIDMAMIIQASGAEIGLNLDVQRVPSDGYWDKYWLKAPIHFGNINPRPTPDIYFSLLYASDAPWNESQYKSPKFDSMMLEARGLLDQAKRHEIYNEMQTMISEEAGTIIPAYTTNADGISAKVKGLEVNALGGMMGYAMAEYVWLEP is encoded by the coding sequence ATGACCGACACGATTACAAACTGGACGAAATCGGACGACGCTCGCATCGAGGATGCCATTCGTCGCGGCGCCACAAGGCGCGATCTGCTCAGAATGATGCTGGCGAGCGGCGTCGCCCTATCCGCTGGCGGCGTCCTCTTCGGCCGAGCCGAGCAGGCGGTTGCCGCAACGCCGGTTTCCGGTGGACACATGAAGGCAGCCGGCATTTCCTCCTCCAATGCCGATACGCTCGATCCCGCCAAGGCCTCGCTCGGCACAGACTATGCCCGTTGCTGCTCGCTCTACAACCGTCTGACGTTCATCGACGGGACCGGCGAGCCGCAGATGGAGCTGGCCGAAAAGCTCGAGACAAAGGACGCCAAGACCTGGACCGTCACCCTGCGCAAGGGCGTGACCTTCCACGACGGGAAGACACTGACCTCAGCCGATGTGGTCTTCGCCCTGAAGCGCCATCTCAATCCGGCAGTCGGTTCGAAGGTCGCCAAGATCGCCGCACAGATGAGCGAGATCAAGGCCATCGATCCGAACACCGTCGAGATCGTGCTGAATGCTCCGAACGCCGACCTGCCGTTCATCCTAGCCCTGCACCATTTCATGATCGTGCAGGATGGTACGGTCGACTTCTCCAAGGGCAATGGCACCGGCGCCTTCGTTCTGGAGACCTTTGAGCCGGGTGTCCGCTCGATCGTGAAAAAGAACACGAACTACTGGAAGCCCGGCCTGCCTCATCTGGACTCCTTCGAGTTCTTCGCCATCCCCGACGCAACAGCACGCGTCAATGCCCTGCTGGCGGGCGACGTCCAGTTCTGCTCGTCTGTCGATCCCCGTGCCGCCAAGCTGGTCGACGGCCAAAAGGACTTCCGCCTTTCGCGGTCCACGGTTGGCCAATACACGAACCTCAACATCCGTCTGGACATGAACAAGCCCGACTTTGTCACGGGTATGAAGTATCTGGTCGACCGCGAACAGATCATCGCGGCTGCACTGCGCGGCTTCGGCGACGTCGGCAACGATCAGCCCATCTCCCAGGCCAACGTCTTCCACAATCCGGATCTGAAGCCTAAGGAATTCGATCCCGACAAGGCCAAGCACTACTTCGAGAAGGCCGGCGTCCTCGGCCAGTCGATCCCGGTCATCGCGTCGGATGCAGCCGACTTTTCGATCGACATGGCGATGATCATCCAGGCCTCGGGCGCCGAAATCGGACTGAACCTCGACGTCCAGCGCGTGCCGTCGGACGGATACTGGGACAAGTACTGGCTCAAGGCGCCGATCCACTTCGGCAACATCAATCCGCGCCCGACGCCGGACATCTACTTCTCGTTGCTGTACGCGTCCGACGCACCGTGGAACGAAAGCCAGTACAAGTCGCCGAAGTTCGACTCGATGATGCTGGAAGCCCGCGGCCTGCTCGACCAGGCCAAGCGTCACGAGATCTACAACGAGATGCAGACCATGATTTCGGAGGAAGCCGGCACCATCATTCCGGCCTACACGACAAACGCCGACGGCATTTCCGCCAAGGTCAAGGGGCTCGAGGTCAACGCCCTTGGTGGCATGATGGGGTACGCCATGGCCGAGTATGTGTGGCTGGAACCCTGA
- a CDS encoding ABC transporter permease, protein MNAEIAGMIGKRLLLSLITLLIVSFAVFFATNMLPGDTATILLGQAATPEAVAGLRHAMHLDEPALLRFLRWLMGVLTGDLGTSYANNMPIAQLIGYRFVNTMELAGITTLVAVPLAMTLGITAAVLRGTLYDRIVTVLTIGVISVPEFVVASTAVLIFAVYLKWLPAISFVNEVHSLSDLLRMYTMPVVTLTFVVSAQIIRMTRAAVIETLSMPYAEMALLKGASRSRIVLKHALPNSLGPIVNALALSLSYLIGGVIIIETIFNYPGIAKLMVDAVATRDLPLIQTCAVIFCLGYLILITIADIVAILSNPRLR, encoded by the coding sequence ATGAACGCCGAAATCGCAGGCATGATCGGAAAGCGGCTTTTACTGAGCCTGATCACGCTCCTCATCGTGTCTTTCGCGGTGTTCTTTGCCACCAACATGCTGCCGGGCGACACGGCGACAATCCTGCTCGGGCAGGCTGCGACGCCGGAAGCCGTCGCTGGGCTTCGCCATGCGATGCATCTCGACGAGCCGGCACTGCTGCGTTTCCTGCGCTGGCTGATGGGCGTTCTGACAGGCGATCTCGGCACGTCGTACGCCAACAACATGCCGATCGCGCAGCTGATCGGATACCGCTTTGTCAACACGATGGAACTGGCCGGCATCACCACCCTGGTCGCCGTGCCCCTGGCCATGACGCTCGGCATCACCGCCGCGGTCCTGCGCGGCACACTCTACGACCGTATCGTCACGGTACTGACCATTGGCGTGATCTCGGTTCCGGAATTCGTGGTTGCCTCGACGGCCGTGCTGATCTTCGCCGTCTATCTGAAGTGGCTGCCGGCCATCTCGTTTGTCAACGAGGTGCATTCGCTCTCCGATCTTCTGCGCATGTATACGATGCCGGTCGTGACACTGACCTTCGTGGTCTCGGCCCAGATCATCCGCATGACCCGCGCCGCCGTCATCGAGACGCTATCCATGCCCTATGCCGAAATGGCCTTGCTGAAGGGAGCCTCGCGCAGCCGGATCGTGCTGAAACACGCGCTGCCCAATTCGCTGGGACCGATCGTCAATGCACTCGCTTTGTCGCTCTCCTATCTCATCGGCGGGGTCATCATCATCGAGACGATCTTCAATTACCCCGGCATCGCCAAGCTCATGGTCGATGCGGTTGCCACCCGCGACCTACCCCTGATCCAGACCTGCGCCGTGATCTTCTGTCTCGGCTATCTGATCCTGATCACGATCGCCGACATCGTCGCCATCCTGTCCAATCCGAGGCTCCGCTGA
- a CDS encoding ABC transporter permease: MTHSAPTTSTAGLFGYTFSPVGMVAFLVILFWAVIAILGPHIAPYPIGKIVDMDYFGPMSSKFWLGSDYLGRDMLSRIILGARYTLGIALAGVLIASASGVILGMAAAVVGGWFDTALSRFMDAMISIPSKLFGLVVVAAVGSSLPALILTLAVIYIPGSYRFARALAVNVNTMDFVTVARVRGESTLYLAVSEILPNIIRPVLADFGLRFVFIVLLLSGLSFLGLGVQPPLADWGALVHENIQGLLFGSSAVIAPSIAIASLTISVNLLIDNLPRKIRDRSA, translated from the coding sequence ATGACGCATAGCGCCCCAACGACCTCCACAGCCGGGCTTTTCGGCTACACCTTCAGCCCCGTCGGCATGGTCGCCTTTCTGGTGATCCTCTTCTGGGCCGTCATCGCCATCCTCGGTCCGCACATCGCGCCCTATCCGATCGGCAAGATCGTCGACATGGATTATTTCGGCCCGATGAGCTCCAAGTTCTGGCTCGGCTCGGACTATCTCGGCCGCGACATGCTCTCGCGCATCATCCTCGGTGCGCGCTACACGCTCGGCATCGCGCTCGCCGGTGTTCTGATCGCGTCAGCCAGCGGCGTCATTCTCGGAATGGCCGCAGCCGTCGTCGGAGGCTGGTTCGACACGGCGCTCAGCCGCTTCATGGACGCGATGATCTCCATTCCCAGCAAGCTTTTCGGTCTGGTGGTCGTGGCTGCCGTCGGTTCCTCACTGCCCGCTCTCATCCTCACGCTTGCCGTCATCTACATACCCGGCTCCTACCGCTTCGCCCGCGCATTGGCGGTAAACGTCAACACGATGGACTTCGTGACGGTCGCCCGCGTTCGCGGTGAAAGCACGCTCTATCTGGCCGTGTCGGAAATCCTGCCCAACATCATCCGGCCGGTTCTCGCGGATTTCGGGCTCCGCTTCGTGTTCATCGTGCTGCTCCTGTCAGGTCTCTCGTTTCTCGGCCTCGGCGTGCAACCGCCTCTCGCCGACTGGGGCGCCCTGGTTCACGAAAACATTCAGGGGCTCCTCTTCGGCTCGTCCGCCGTCATCGCCCCCTCGATTGCCATCGCCAGCCTGACCATCAGCGTCAATCTGCTGATCGACAATCTTCCCCGCAAGATCCGCGACCGGAGCGCCTGA